The proteins below come from a single Sandaracinaceae bacterium genomic window:
- a CDS encoding electron transfer flavoprotein subunit alpha/FixB family protein, whose amino-acid sequence MTDILVVGELLEGDLRKNTLSAVRFAKDAAEATGGAFDIIVVGEGSDAAADSAAKYGARKVLKAEVEGGYVAEKLAATLAKAAQDGGYGIVTATASTTGKDLLPRVAAKLGAGVASDIASFEADGDSLVYRRPMYAGNIFGFCTVESDVAVVTVRQTEFEAAEEAGSASPIESVDVEDDDAAEKIEFVGAETQKSERPELTEADVVVSGGRALKSSENFENVLEPLVDALGAAMGASRAACDAGYVPNDLQVGQTGKVVAPKLYIAVGISGAIQHLAGMKGSKTIVAINKDKEAPIAQVADYFLVADLFDAIPELTEEVKKIRS is encoded by the coding sequence ATGACTGACATTCTCGTCGTGGGTGAGCTGCTGGAGGGAGACCTCCGCAAGAACACGCTCTCTGCCGTTCGCTTCGCCAAGGACGCCGCCGAGGCGACCGGGGGCGCGTTCGACATCATCGTCGTCGGTGAGGGCTCGGACGCCGCCGCGGACAGCGCGGCCAAGTACGGCGCGCGCAAGGTCCTCAAGGCCGAGGTCGAGGGCGGCTACGTGGCCGAGAAGCTCGCCGCTACCCTCGCCAAGGCGGCGCAGGACGGCGGCTACGGCATCGTCACCGCCACCGCGAGCACCACGGGCAAGGACCTCCTGCCCCGCGTCGCGGCCAAGCTCGGCGCGGGCGTCGCGAGCGACATCGCGTCGTTCGAGGCGGACGGCGACTCGCTCGTCTACCGGCGCCCGATGTACGCGGGCAACATCTTCGGCTTCTGCACGGTGGAGAGCGACGTCGCGGTCGTGACCGTGCGTCAGACCGAGTTCGAGGCGGCCGAGGAGGCGGGCTCCGCGAGCCCGATCGAGTCGGTGGACGTCGAGGACGACGACGCGGCCGAGAAGATCGAGTTCGTCGGCGCCGAGACGCAGAAGAGCGAGCGCCCCGAGCTGACCGAGGCCGACGTCGTCGTGTCCGGCGGCCGCGCGCTGAAGAGCTCGGAGAACTTCGAGAACGTGCTCGAGCCCCTCGTCGACGCGCTCGGCGCCGCGATGGGCGCCTCGCGCGCCGCCTGCGACGCGGGCTACGTGCCCAACGATCTGCAGGTCGGTCAGACCGGCAAGGTCGTCGCGCCGAAGCTCTACATCGCGGTCGGCATCAGCGGCGCCATCCAGCACCTCGCCGGCATGAAGGGCAGCAAGACGATCGTGGCCATCAACAAGGACAAGGAGGCCCCCATCGCGCAGGTGGCGGACTACTTCCTCGTGGCCGATCTCTTCGACGCCATCCCGGAGCTGACCGAAGAGGTCAAGAAGATCCGGTCCTGA
- a CDS encoding electron transfer flavoprotein subunit beta/FixA family protein translates to MKILVPVKRVADPDNANKMKVSGDGTQVTSEGLEWKVNPFDEYAVEAALRLNENAGTKESLGETIVASLGPADVQQTLRQPLAMGADKGILVAAEDGELDSVVVAHALAKLVEKEQPDLVLMGKQAVDGDSNTAGQMLAELLGWPMATFAMSIEVTDDGKALNVGREVDTGVFNVKVQLPAVVTVDLRIVAPGSVKNGVTAADHGYNEGARYASLKGIMQAKKKPIDQVSLADLGVEQKPLVHYTKFELPPARSGSVTYVESVQELVQKLQQDAKVL, encoded by the coding sequence GTGAAAATCCTAGTCCCCGTCAAGCGGGTCGCGGACCCCGACAACGCCAACAAGATGAAGGTCTCTGGCGACGGCACCCAGGTGACGTCCGAAGGCCTCGAGTGGAAGGTCAACCCGTTCGATGAGTATGCGGTCGAGGCCGCGCTTCGACTCAACGAGAACGCGGGCACCAAGGAGAGCCTGGGGGAGACGATCGTCGCCTCGCTCGGCCCCGCCGACGTGCAGCAGACCCTCCGTCAGCCCCTCGCGATGGGCGCCGACAAGGGCATCCTCGTCGCAGCCGAGGACGGCGAGCTGGACTCGGTCGTCGTGGCGCACGCGCTCGCGAAGCTCGTCGAGAAGGAGCAGCCCGACCTGGTCCTGATGGGCAAGCAGGCGGTCGACGGCGACAGCAACACCGCCGGGCAGATGCTCGCGGAGCTGCTCGGCTGGCCGATGGCCACCTTCGCCATGAGCATCGAGGTCACCGACGACGGCAAGGCGCTCAACGTGGGCCGCGAGGTCGACACCGGCGTCTTCAACGTGAAGGTGCAGCTGCCGGCGGTCGTCACCGTCGACCTCCGCATCGTCGCGCCGGGCTCCGTGAAGAACGGCGTCACCGCCGCCGACCACGGCTACAACGAGGGCGCGCGCTACGCGTCGCTCAAGGGCATCATGCAGGCGAAGAAGAAGCCGATCGACCAGGTCAGCCTGGCCGACCTCGGCGTCGAGCAGAAGCCGCTCGTCCACTACACGAAGTTCGAGCTGCCGCCGGCGCGCTCGGGCAGCGTGACCTACGTGGAGAGCGTGCAGGAGCTCGTCCAGAAGCTGCAGCAGGATGCCAAGGTCCTCTGA
- a CDS encoding TetR/AcrR family transcriptional regulator, producing MPKNERPFSHAPDEDGASEGNDGASKGKPKRANDKRERILRAAIQVFARKGFYATRVSEIAKAAGVADGTIYLYFENKDHVLVSIFEDRITKLIEVLRREIEEAEGFENKLRRVVELQLGLLEGQRDLAEVITVNLRQSSTLLKQYAAPLFTEYLELIAGVIAEGQREGVVRSDLGPRVVSRALWGALDGVALTWALGSSKGGKPESLRRAATQIATVFLQGMFLEGVREDA from the coding sequence GTGCCCAAGAATGAACGCCCATTCAGCCACGCGCCCGACGAAGACGGGGCTTCGGAGGGAAACGACGGCGCGTCGAAGGGCAAGCCCAAGCGGGCCAACGACAAGCGCGAGCGCATCCTGCGCGCCGCGATCCAGGTCTTCGCGCGCAAGGGCTTCTACGCGACGCGGGTGAGCGAGATCGCCAAGGCGGCGGGCGTCGCGGACGGCACCATTTACCTGTACTTCGAGAACAAGGACCACGTCCTCGTCTCGATCTTCGAAGACCGCATCACGAAGCTCATCGAGGTCCTCCGGCGCGAGATCGAGGAGGCCGAGGGCTTCGAGAACAAGCTGCGCCGGGTGGTGGAGTTGCAGCTCGGGCTGCTCGAGGGGCAGCGAGACCTGGCCGAGGTCATCACCGTGAACCTACGTCAGTCCTCGACGTTGCTGAAACAGTACGCGGCGCCCCTGTTCACCGAGTATCTCGAGCTGATCGCGGGCGTGATCGCGGAGGGACAGCGCGAGGGCGTCGTGCGCTCCGATCTCGGGCCGCGCGTGGTCTCACGGGCCCTCTGGGGTGCGCTCGACGGAGTGGCGCTCACCTGGGCGCTGGGGAGCAGCAAGGGCGGGAAGCCCGAGAGCCTGCGTCGCGCCGCGACGCAGATCGCCACCGTGTTCTTACAGGGCATGTTCTTGGAGGGCGTCCGCGAGGACGCGTGA